From Salvelinus sp. IW2-2015 linkage group LG18, ASM291031v2, whole genome shotgun sequence, a single genomic window includes:
- the LOC111978541 gene encoding LOW QUALITY PROTEIN: cystatin-like (The sequence of the model RefSeq protein was modified relative to this genomic sequence to represent the inferred CDS: inserted 1 base in 1 codon) encodes MIMEWKIVVPLLAVAFTVASAGLIGGPVXANMNDQGTRDALQFAVVEHNKKTNDMFVRQVSKVVNAQKQVVSGMKYIFTVQMARTPCRKGGVEKVCXVHKDTQMAAPYKCTFEVWSRPWXSDIQMVKNECNS; translated from the exons ATGATCATGGAATGGAAGATCGTCGTTCCTTTGCTCGCGGTGGCCTTTACCGTGGCGAGCGCCGGTTTGATCGGAGGCCCCG CAGCAAATATGAACGACCAAGGAACGAGAGACGCCCTGCAGTTCGCGGTGGTCGAACACAACAAGAAAACAAACGACATGTTTGTCAGGCAGGTGTCCAAGGTTGTCAATGCACAGAAACAG GTGGTATCTGGGATGAAGTACATCTTCACAGTGCAGATGGCCAGGACCCCATGCAGGAAGGGAGGTGTTGAGAAGGTCTGCKCCGTGCACAAGGACACACAGATGGCTGCG CCCTACAAGTGCACCTTYGAGGTGTGGAGCCGCCCCTGGCWGAGCGATATCCAGATGGTCAAGAACGAGTGCAATAGTTAA